In Chloroflexota bacterium, the following are encoded in one genomic region:
- a CDS encoding ABC transporter ATP-binding protein has product MGAVALRVAGGYKTYHRGTREFAVLRDVNLEVRDGELLALLGPSGCGKSTLLRTIAGLEPLQAGSITINGGNGQRAERIGIAFQQPNLYPWLTVAENVGLGLRFAANAAVARDRPVEALLAEFGLAPIADAFPHELSGGQAQRVSLARTVVARPRVLLLDEPFAALDPRTRATLTAWLLELRRNHRLTVVMVTHDVSEALAVGDRVALMSAAPGSIGDVWEVAAAVRADRESSPARALRREIVSRYATDAGGA; this is encoded by the coding sequence ATGGGCGCTGTCGCGCTTCGCGTAGCCGGCGGCTACAAGACCTACCACCGCGGCACGCGCGAGTTCGCGGTGCTGCGCGACGTCAACCTCGAGGTGCGCGACGGCGAGCTGCTCGCCCTGCTCGGCCCCAGCGGCTGCGGCAAGTCGACCCTGCTGCGCACCATCGCCGGGCTCGAGCCGCTGCAGGCCGGCTCGATCACGATCAACGGCGGCAACGGGCAGCGAGCCGAGCGCATCGGCATCGCCTTCCAGCAGCCCAATCTGTATCCGTGGCTGACGGTGGCCGAGAACGTGGGCCTCGGCCTGCGCTTCGCGGCCAACGCCGCGGTCGCACGCGACCGGCCGGTGGAGGCGCTGCTGGCCGAGTTCGGCCTTGCGCCCATCGCCGACGCCTTTCCCCACGAGCTGTCCGGCGGCCAGGCGCAGCGCGTGAGCCTGGCGCGCACGGTCGTCGCCCGACCGCGCGTGCTGCTGCTGGACGAGCCGTTCGCCGCGCTCGACCCGCGCACGCGGGCCACCCTCACCGCATGGCTCCTCGAGCTGCGGCGCAACCACCGCCTCACGGTGGTGATGGTCACCCACGACGTGAGCGAGGCGCTGGCGGTCGGCGACCGCGTGGCGCTCATGTCGGCGGCGCCGGGCTCGATCGGCGATGTGTGGGAGGTGGCGGCGGCGGTCCGGGCGGATCGCGAGTCATCACCCGCCCGGGCGCTGCGCCGCGAGATCGTGAGCCGCTACGCGACCGACGCCGGAGGGGCCTGA